One genomic region from Clostridia bacterium encodes:
- a CDS encoding 30S ribosomal protein S21 produces MSVVKVRDGESLDSAIKRFKRQCTKEGIIGDIKRKEAYEKPSVKRKKKQEAARKRKNNRD; encoded by the coding sequence ATGTCAGTCGTCAAAGTACGTGATGGTGAGTCGTTGGACAGCGCTATCAAACGCTTCAAGCGTCAATGTACCAAGGAAGGTATCATCGGCGATATCAAGCGCAAAGAGGCTTATGAAAAACCCTCCGTTAAGCGTAAGAAGAAGCAAGAAGCCGCCAGAAAGCGCAAGAACAACCGTGACTAA
- the dnaJ gene encoding molecular chaperone DnaJ gives MADYNYYEILGVSKDASDEEIKSAYRRLAKKYHPDLYSTKPEAERKEAEEMFKKINHAYQVLSDPQKKAAYDQYGSEDGPQFSGSGFGGGEGGDPFGDFFSNIFSSFGGGARRQNPNAPRRGDDVQIHVSIEFMESVKGVKKDLKFRRREVCPTCKGSGAKSANATRSCTRCGGTGVVRIRTNSLFGQVVQESVCPDCKGKGKIITDPCPDCSGKGFVVNMRTVHANIPAGIADGQTIVYQGDGECGMNGGPNGNLIIAVSVKPHPLYTRRNNDLQYEMPLSYIVAALGGEINVPTPYGNVKYKIPEGTQTGAVFKLKGKGMKSAMRDVYGDLYFTVKVVTPTKLSKAQRDALTAFGNSLSASQEESLKKFNDQNK, from the coding sequence GTGGCAGACTACAATTATTACGAAATATTGGGCGTATCCAAGGACGCGTCCGACGAAGAAATCAAGAGCGCCTATAGGCGCTTGGCCAAGAAATATCACCCCGACCTCTATTCGACCAAACCCGAGGCCGAGCGCAAGGAAGCCGAGGAGATGTTCAAGAAGATCAATCACGCCTATCAGGTGCTGTCCGATCCCCAAAAGAAAGCGGCCTACGACCAATACGGTAGCGAGGACGGCCCGCAATTTTCGGGTAGCGGATTCGGCGGCGGCGAAGGCGGCGATCCTTTCGGCGATTTCTTCAGCAATATCTTCAGCTCGTTCGGGGGCGGCGCCCGTCGCCAAAACCCCAACGCCCCCCGTCGTGGCGACGACGTGCAGATTCACGTCAGCATCGAGTTTATGGAGAGCGTCAAGGGCGTCAAAAAGGATTTGAAGTTCAGACGCCGCGAGGTGTGCCCCACCTGCAAGGGTTCGGGTGCCAAATCCGCCAACGCCACGCGTTCGTGTACCCGTTGCGGGGGCACGGGCGTGGTGCGCATTCGCACCAACAGCCTGTTCGGACAGGTGGTGCAGGAGTCGGTGTGCCCCGATTGTAAGGGCAAAGGCAAGATCATCACCGATCCGTGTCCCGATTGCTCGGGCAAGGGCTTCGTGGTCAATATGCGCACGGTGCACGCCAACATACCCGCCGGCATCGCCGACGGGCAGACCATCGTCTATCAGGGCGACGGCGAGTGCGGCATGAACGGCGGCCCCAACGGCAACCTCATCATCGCCGTCAGCGTCAAACCCCACCCCTTGTACACGCGTCGCAACAACGATTTGCAGTACGAGATGCCCCTTAGTTATATCGTCGCCGCGTTGGGCGGCGAGATCAACGTGCCCACGCCCTACGGCAACGTCAAGTACAAGATACCCGAGGGCACCCAAACGGGCGCGGTGTTCAAATTGAAGGGCAAGGGTATGAAGTCCGCCATGCGCGACGTATACGGCGATTTGTACTTCACCGTCAAGGTGGTCACACCCACCAAACTGTCCAAGGCACAGCGCGACGCGCTGACCGCGTTCGGCAACAGCCTCTCCGCCTCGCAAGAGGAGAGCCTCAAGAAGTTCAACGACCAAAACAAGTAA
- a CDS encoding ATP-dependent Clp protease ATP-binding subunit, protein MNVDETYKMLLDNLNNVQQTRQKNDLLDTLGRMGGGFTFRFNIPGVMQNQSDYQETEDEDEDEDEGYEADRKEYHGGSGDLDKNPKLGKIGYDLTEKARRGQLDPVIGRAQEIERVIQILSRRTKNNPVLIGEPGVGKTAVVEGLAQAIVEGKVPENLKDMRIFSLDMGSLLAGTKYRGDFEERLKNAIDEIKNSGNIILFIDEIHNIISAGSTESSGMDAANILKPMLARGELHTIGATTIDEYRKYIEKDSALERRFQPVMVDPPSVENTILILYGLRDKYETHHKVRISDAAVSAAAILSDRYITDRYLPDKAIDLIDEACSRKRMRCYTQPDEVTRLEEQIADMQKQIERATDQEDYERCYELKKQRDALNAQLAERKLNWNNQMHGDTSEVTEEDIAEIVSDWTKIPITKLNEAESEKLLHLEELLHKRVIGQEQAVKTVAQAVRRARAGLKDTNRPIGSFMFLGPTGVGKTELCKALAEAMFGDENMMIRFDMSEYMEKINVSRLTGSAPGYVGYEEGGQLTEKVRRKPYSVVLFDEIEKAHPDIFNILLQIMDDGRLTDSHGRTVSFKNCIIIMTSNIGAGEIGRSAVGFANNEAKLEELKERQIEALKRTMKPEFINRLDEVVMFARLGAEDIDRICDIMLANLAKKLGERDIALKVSRSAKAYIVSKGTDVEYGARPLRRTIRNLVEDVLSEKILAGEVKRGNTVWVDMANGQLTFSTKKPENA, encoded by the coding sequence ATGAACGTGGACGAAACCTACAAGATGCTGTTGGACAACCTCAACAACGTACAGCAAACGCGCCAAAAGAACGATTTGCTCGATACGCTCGGCAGAATGGGCGGCGGCTTCACTTTCCGCTTCAATATCCCCGGCGTCATGCAGAACCAATCCGATTACCAAGAGACCGAAGACGAGGATGAGGACGAAGACGAGGGCTACGAAGCAGACCGCAAGGAATACCATGGCGGCTCGGGCGATTTGGACAAGAACCCCAAGTTGGGCAAAATCGGCTACGACCTCACCGAAAAAGCGCGCAGAGGTCAACTCGATCCCGTTATCGGCCGCGCGCAGGAAATCGAGCGCGTCATACAGATACTATCCCGCCGCACCAAGAACAATCCCGTGCTTATCGGTGAGCCGGGCGTAGGCAAAACCGCCGTCGTCGAGGGGTTGGCGCAAGCCATCGTGGAGGGTAAAGTGCCCGAAAACCTCAAGGATATGCGTATTTTCTCCTTGGATATGGGCAGTTTGCTTGCCGGCACCAAATACCGCGGCGACTTCGAGGAAAGGCTCAAAAACGCCATCGACGAAATCAAAAATTCGGGCAATATCATCTTGTTCATCGACGAGATCCACAACATTATCTCGGCGGGTAGCACCGAATCGAGCGGCATGGACGCGGCCAACATTCTCAAGCCCATGCTTGCCCGCGGCGAACTGCACACCATCGGCGCCACCACCATTGACGAATACCGCAAGTATATCGAGAAAGATTCGGCTCTGGAGCGCAGATTCCAACCCGTCATGGTGGACCCCCCTTCGGTCGAGAATACCATATTGATATTGTACGGGTTGCGCGACAAATACGAAACGCACCACAAAGTGCGCATATCCGACGCCGCCGTATCGGCCGCCGCCATCTTGTCCGACCGTTATATCACCGACCGTTATTTGCCCGACAAAGCCATCGACCTTATCGACGAGGCTTGCTCGCGCAAACGTATGCGCTGCTACACCCAACCCGACGAGGTAACCCGCCTCGAGGAGCAAATAGCGGATATGCAGAAGCAAATCGAACGCGCCACCGATCAAGAGGATTACGAACGCTGTTACGAACTCAAAAAACAGCGCGACGCCCTTAACGCCCAACTCGCCGAGCGCAAATTGAATTGGAACAACCAAATGCACGGCGATACGAGCGAGGTCACCGAAGAGGACATTGCCGAGATCGTCAGCGATTGGACCAAGATACCCATCACCAAGTTGAACGAGGCCGAGTCGGAAAAACTCTTGCATCTGGAAGAGTTGTTGCACAAACGCGTTATCGGGCAGGAACAGGCCGTCAAGACCGTGGCGCAGGCCGTGCGCCGCGCCAGAGCGGGGCTCAAAGACACCAATCGTCCTATCGGCAGTTTTATGTTCCTCGGCCCCACGGGCGTGGGCAAGACCGAACTGTGCAAGGCGTTGGCCGAGGCCATGTTCGGCGACGAAAATATGATGATTCGCTTCGATATGAGCGAATATATGGAGAAGATCAACGTCAGTCGTCTGACGGGTAGCGCGCCCGGCTACGTGGGCTACGAAGAGGGCGGTCAACTCACCGAAAAAGTGCGCCGCAAACCCTATAGCGTCGTACTGTTCGACGAGATCGAAAAGGCGCACCCCGATATCTTCAATATCCTACTGCAAATCATGGACGACGGTCGCTTGACCGACAGCCACGGCAGGACGGTCAGTTTCAAGAACTGCATCATCATTATGACCAGCAACATAGGCGCCGGCGAAATCGGTCGCTCGGCCGTGGGATTCGCCAACAACGAGGCCAAACTCGAGGAGTTGAAGGAGAGGCAGATCGAGGCGTTGAAGCGCACGATGAAGCCCGAATTTATCAACCGTTTGGACGAAGTGGTCATGTTCGCAAGGCTGGGCGCAGAGGATATCGACCGCATTTGCGACATTATGCTTGCCAACTTGGCCAAAAAACTCGGCGAGCGCGATATCGCCCTCAAAGTGTCCAGATCGGCCAAGGCCTACATCGTGTCCAAGGGCACGGACGTGGAGTACGGCGCCAGACCGTTGCGCCGCACCATTCGCAATCTCGTCGAGGACGTTTTGAGCGAGAAGATATTGGCGGGCGAGGTCAAGCGCGGCAATACGGTATGGGTGGATATGGCGAACGGGCAACTCACTTTTTCCACAAAAAAGCCCGAAAATGCGTAA
- a CDS encoding sugar phosphate isomerase/epimerase produces the protein MSAQFKLGISTASLFTRYHTEDALPVVRDLGAETAEVFMSTFREYKPEFGRLYVRNKGDLPIHSIHTLNQHFEPELFNISPRTVEDAEEWLRLALGNGRMMGAKFYTFHGPARLKRKPYHIDFATFGPKVKHVDEICHEYGVTLCYENVHWAYYNYPEFITSLSPYDADLRTTLDIKQAMQSEVDVYAYLDAMGSRLATVHVVDYDDDKTLCLPGRGSFDFKAFFQRLADMGFEGAVLIEAYQNNFKEVYELQDSLQYLKSLRQNVK, from the coding sequence ATGAGTGCACAGTTCAAGTTGGGAATATCCACCGCGTCCTTGTTTACGCGGTACCACACCGAAGACGCCTTACCCGTCGTGCGCGATTTGGGCGCGGAGACGGCTGAGGTTTTTATGAGCACCTTCCGCGAGTACAAGCCCGAGTTCGGCAGGCTGTACGTGCGCAACAAGGGCGATTTGCCCATTCACAGCATTCACACGCTCAACCAGCATTTCGAGCCCGAGTTGTTCAATATCAGCCCCAGGACGGTAGAGGACGCGGAAGAGTGGCTTCGGTTGGCGTTGGGCAACGGACGGATGATGGGCGCGAAGTTCTACACCTTTCACGGGCCGGCGCGGCTCAAACGCAAGCCCTACCATATCGACTTCGCCACTTTCGGCCCCAAGGTCAAGCACGTGGACGAGATATGCCACGAATACGGCGTCACTTTGTGTTACGAAAACGTGCATTGGGCCTACTACAACTATCCCGAATTCATCACCTCTTTGTCGCCCTACGACGCGGATTTGCGCACCACTTTGGATATCAAGCAGGCCATGCAGTCCGAGGTGGACGTCTACGCCTATCTGGACGCCATGGGCAGCCGCTTGGCCACCGTGCACGTCGTTGACTACGACGACGACAAGACTTTGTGCTTGCCGGGCAGGGGCAGTTTCGACTTCAAGGCGTTTTTCCAACGCCTTGCCGATATGGGGTTCGAGGGCGCGGTGCTCATCGAAGCCTACCAGAACAATTTCAAGGAAGTATATGAGTTGCAAGACAGTTTGCAATATCTGAAATCACTAAGACAAAACGTCAAGTAA
- the raiA gene encoding ribosome-associated translation inhibitor RaiA, with translation MRIEIVGRKYDVSAHLEDVIRHKIDKQLGHYFSDEDVARVVCKEEHGKCKMELTISLGSTTLRAEETSDNMYNNVDVVVPKVERQMRKYRTKLNKNLREKIEVPAEAEPEVMPTLVRTKHYKLQSMSVEEALFQMEMLDNNFYLFLNAETGLVSLVYKRQDGNVGMIEGEF, from the coding sequence ATGCGTATCGAAATAGTCGGAAGGAAATACGACGTCAGCGCTCATCTCGAAGACGTTATTCGTCACAAGATCGACAAACAACTCGGGCATTACTTCTCGGATGAGGACGTTGCGCGTGTCGTCTGCAAAGAGGAACACGGCAAGTGCAAAATGGAGTTGACCATTTCGTTGGGCTCCACCACCTTGCGCGCCGAAGAAACTTCGGACAATATGTACAACAACGTGGACGTCGTCGTACCCAAAGTCGAGCGCCAAATGCGCAAATATCGCACCAAACTCAACAAGAATCTGCGCGAGAAGATCGAAGTACCCGCCGAGGCCGAGCCCGAAGTGATGCCCACCTTGGTGCGTACCAAACACTACAAACTGCAAAGTATGTCGGTCGAGGAGGCCTTGTTCCAAATGGAAATGTTGGACAACAATTTCTATCTCTTCCTCAACGCCGAGACGGGCTTGGTCAGTTTGGTGTACAAGCGCCAGGACGGCAACGTCGGTATGATCGAAGGCGAATTCTAA
- a CDS encoding HIT domain-containing protein translates to MCVFCDIISGKIPTNCVYQDEDMMIIKDLNPQAKVHLLLLPKEHYANIVEMTDRQAGTLAKCVKKVSTMVDELGLTDGFRLVSNKGQFGCQSVEHLHVHILGGEQLGDKMC, encoded by the coding sequence ATGTGTGTATTTTGCGACATTATCTCGGGTAAAATCCCCACGAATTGCGTCTACCAGGACGAGGATATGATGATCATCAAAGATCTCAATCCGCAGGCCAAGGTGCATTTGCTTCTTTTGCCCAAGGAGCACTACGCCAACATAGTTGAGATGACGGACAGACAGGCGGGCACTCTCGCCAAGTGCGTCAAAAAGGTTTCGACGATGGTGGACGAGTTGGGCTTGACCGACGGCTTCCGTTTGGTCAGCAACAAGGGACAATTCGGTTGTCAAAGCGTGGAGCATCTGCACGTCCATATTTTGGGCGGCGAGCAGTTGGGCGACAAAATGTGCTGA
- the mtaB gene encoding tRNA (N(6)-L-threonylcarbamoyladenosine(37)-C(2))-methylthiotransferase MtaB — protein sequence MKVAVVNLGCKVNQCECDSIAAAFQRLGYEVSEELSVADIYVINTCAVTAEAEKKSRQCVARVRKYNPDAKIYVVGCASQNNPAQFADKNVDFVGGTADKMDVCGLPTGQNVKEIPASFEPLIIGEGERARGNVKVQDGCNNFCSYCLVPYLRGRARSRALEDVVAECAVKANTHAELVLTGINTAAYGLDLGLSLVDLVKALSVIPARFRFGSLEANVITDELLAAMKEAGNFCDHFHLSLQSGDDETLRAMNRHYTTAEFARKVALIRAYFPLAAVTTDVIVGFPTETAEQFDRSLAFVREMEFANLHVFPYSRRKGTKAYVLPPVAPEEMQRRVGQMSALKNELATAFVHSFIGYTLEAATERADDMYMQGHTSNYIKVYIPLHHACKPNSVYTVRCLSPYMDGVLAEIV from the coding sequence ATGAAAGTCGCGGTCGTCAATCTGGGCTGCAAGGTCAATCAATGTGAATGCGACAGCATCGCCGCCGCTTTTCAACGGCTCGGCTACGAGGTGTCCGAGGAGTTGAGCGTGGCGGATATCTACGTCATCAACACCTGCGCCGTCACCGCAGAAGCGGAGAAAAAGAGTCGTCAATGCGTGGCGCGGGTGCGCAAATACAATCCCGACGCCAAGATATACGTCGTAGGCTGCGCGTCCCAAAACAATCCCGCGCAATTTGCGGACAAAAACGTGGATTTCGTGGGCGGCACCGCCGACAAAATGGACGTGTGCGGCTTGCCTACGGGGCAAAACGTCAAAGAGATTCCCGCCTCGTTCGAGCCGTTGATAATAGGCGAGGGCGAGCGTGCCCGCGGCAACGTCAAAGTGCAGGACGGGTGCAACAATTTTTGCAGTTATTGTCTGGTGCCCTATCTGCGCGGTAGGGCGCGTTCGAGGGCGTTGGAAGACGTGGTCGCCGAGTGCGCCGTCAAAGCGAATACGCACGCCGAATTGGTGCTGACCGGCATCAATACGGCCGCCTACGGGTTGGATTTGGGCTTGTCTTTGGTGGATCTGGTCAAAGCGCTAAGCGTCATTCCCGCCAGGTTCCGCTTCGGCTCGCTCGAAGCGAACGTCATCACAGACGAATTGCTCGCCGCCATGAAAGAGGCGGGCAACTTCTGCGATCACTTCCATCTCTCCCTTCAATCGGGGGACGACGAGACGCTCAGGGCGATGAATCGCCACTACACCACGGCCGAATTCGCCCGCAAAGTGGCGCTCATACGCGCGTATTTCCCCTTGGCGGCCGTTACGACGGACGTCATCGTGGGCTTCCCCACCGAGACGGCGGAGCAGTTCGACCGAAGCCTCGCGTTCGTTCGGGAGATGGAATTCGCCAATCTGCACGTCTTCCCGTACAGTCGCAGAAAGGGCACCAAAGCCTACGTCTTGCCGCCCGTCGCGCCCGAAGAAATGCAGCGCCGCGTGGGGCAGATGAGCGCGCTCAAGAACGAACTTGCCACGGCGTTCGTACATAGTTTTATAGGATATACGTTGGAAGCGGCTACCGAGCGTGCGGACGATATGTATATGCAGGGGCATACTTCCAATTATATTAAAGTCTACATTCCGTTGCACCATGCGTGCAAACCCAACAGCGTGTATACGGTACGTTGCCTGTCGCCCTATATGGACGGCGTGTTGGCAGAAATCGTATAA
- a CDS encoding 16S rRNA (uracil(1498)-N(3))-methyltransferase produces the protein MELRRFYVTPEYIDGDAVTVVGDEYRHMTGVLRFKVGYKAIVCDNSGYDYYCTVTAIDKVKATLRIDDRVPNDAELPFDLTLCCGLIKPEKLEIEVQKAVEIGANVIRPFVSRNTAERSVRKERLERIVLEACKQCGRAKLPTVRDAVPFEALFDTDKPVYMAYEKEDKRLLRDALAGKTPEDMAVIIGSEGGFTDEEADFARQKGAVTFSLGKRIMRAETAAIVALGVVCSTLEVL, from the coding sequence ATGGAATTGCGCAGGTTTTACGTAACCCCCGAATATATCGACGGCGACGCCGTAACGGTGGTCGGCGACGAGTACCGTCACATGACGGGCGTTTTGCGTTTCAAGGTGGGTTACAAGGCCATCGTGTGCGACAATTCGGGCTACGACTACTACTGCACCGTGACGGCCATTGACAAGGTCAAAGCCACCTTGCGGATAGACGACAGAGTCCCCAACGACGCGGAACTTCCATTCGACCTTACCCTGTGTTGCGGGCTTATCAAACCCGAGAAGTTGGAGATCGAGGTGCAAAAAGCCGTGGAGATCGGCGCCAACGTCATTCGGCCTTTCGTCAGTCGCAACACGGCCGAGCGCTCTGTACGCAAAGAGCGGTTGGAGCGCATCGTGTTGGAAGCCTGCAAGCAATGCGGCCGCGCCAAATTGCCCACGGTACGAGACGCGGTGCCGTTCGAGGCATTGTTCGATACGGACAAACCCGTCTATATGGCCTACGAAAAGGAAGATAAACGCCTGCTGCGCGACGCGTTGGCGGGCAAAACGCCCGAAGATATGGCGGTTATTATCGGTAGCGAAGGCGGTTTTACCGACGAAGAGGCCGATTTTGCCCGTCAAAAAGGCGCGGTGACGTTCAGTCTCGGCAAGCGGATTATGCGTGCCGAAACGGCGGCCATCGTGGCGCTGGGCGTGGTATGTTCGACGTTGGAGGTATTGTGA
- a CDS encoding DUF1292 domain-containing protein, producing the protein MNKEENFDILDVLLDQDNTDPITLCEENGTTCEFEQIAIIPHEEDLYVFLRPMRPYCGVETDETILFKVDVDDDGGNSLFVEDDMELVRELYDVYLKMPDEAN; encoded by the coding sequence ATGAATAAAGAAGAGAACTTTGACATTCTGGACGTCCTCTTGGACCAAGACAACACCGACCCCATCACCCTATGCGAAGAGAACGGCACTACCTGTGAGTTCGAGCAAATTGCCATTATTCCGCACGAAGAAGACTTATACGTATTCCTGCGTCCCATGCGGCCCTATTGCGGCGTAGAGACAGACGAAACCATCCTATTTAAGGTCGACGTCGACGACGATGGCGGCAATAGCCTCTTTGTCGAAGACGATATGGAATTGGTACGGGAATTGTACGACGTATATCTCAAAATGCCGGACGAGGCGAATTAA
- the prmA gene encoding 50S ribosomal protein L11 methyltransferase: protein MSYTVTVSTTTLGSDIVSCYLFEMGAEGVSIQDKNDLADLVKGKSELFWDYIDDSLFAQDDVVKVTAFYGDKPSDLSLKALREQLDFAREAMPVDMGLLDIALGETTDDDSWYDNWKAFYKPIRVGDVTVLPAWETETEGKITVKINPCMAFGTGEHESTQMCLKLLQQLDVKGKQIIDVGCGSGILGIAAMKMGAAHCYFADIDDNAMKNMRENAALNGVTNYEARTASLLDGCSHTADVVLANITADILITLADTVGRHIRKNGYLIVSGIIAERKDEVLAVYRQKGFAVEEEVALKDWRAYLMRV from the coding sequence ATGAGTTATACCGTTACCGTATCGACCACGACCTTAGGCTCGGACATCGTGTCGTGCTATCTCTTCGAGATGGGCGCCGAGGGCGTGAGTATTCAGGATAAAAACGACCTCGCCGACCTTGTCAAAGGGAAGTCCGAACTCTTTTGGGACTACATAGACGACAGCCTTTTCGCGCAGGACGACGTCGTCAAAGTGACGGCTTTCTACGGGGACAAGCCCTCCGACCTTTCCCTCAAAGCGTTGCGCGAGCAGTTGGACTTCGCCCGAGAAGCAATGCCCGTGGATATGGGGTTATTGGATATCGCGTTGGGCGAAACGACCGACGACGACAGTTGGTACGACAATTGGAAGGCTTTTTACAAGCCCATACGGGTGGGCGACGTCACCGTGTTGCCCGCTTGGGAGACCGAGACGGAAGGCAAAATCACCGTCAAAATCAATCCGTGCATGGCGTTCGGCACGGGCGAGCACGAGAGCACGCAGATGTGCTTGAAATTGCTCCAACAACTTGACGTCAAGGGCAAGCAAATCATCGACGTTGGCTGCGGCTCGGGCATATTGGGCATCGCCGCCATGAAGATGGGCGCCGCGCATTGCTACTTCGCCGACATAGACGACAACGCGATGAAGAATATGCGCGAAAACGCCGCTTTGAACGGCGTGACGAACTACGAGGCGCGGACGGCAAGTCTATTGGACGGGTGTTCCCATACCGCCGACGTGGTGCTTGCCAACATAACGGCGGATATCCTCATCACGCTCGCCGACACGGTCGGACGGCATATCCGCAAGAACGGCTATCTAATCGTGTCCGGCATCATCGCCGAACGCAAAGACGAAGTGCTGGCCGTCTATCGGCAAAAAGGCTTCGCGGTAGAGGAAGAGGTCGCGCTCAAAGATTGGCGCGCCTACCTTATGCGGGTGTAA
- a CDS encoding DNA polymerase IV, with protein sequence MLTPDFSRIILHIDANNFYASCECARNPELRGHPLVVCGNPQKRKGIVLAKSYEAKRYGIQTGDTVFTAQKKCPNVILIQPDFSIYSYYSKRLFALYTQYTDRVESFGMDECWLDVTGSKRLFGDGKQIADAIREKVKEDLRLTVSVGVSFTKVFAKLGSDYKKPDATTVIDRDNYRTLAWGLPVGDMIMVGHQTEKALRNIGILTIGELANAPENILRDKFGVNGVKLMHAAQGIEDGEVMHYYDHVIPESISNGTTTSVDIERVEEALALVTTLSDMVTTRLRGYGLRAMGCFIYCKSHDFAGFGGTMRLDYPIGSASELIDNCMEMLRSLWSERSFVPLRSITLGVSRLIGGDVYWQTSIFDTVDHQRNTQADQAVDGIRAKFGKGVISRAATLTYTYTTDEILDDSTYKPFKKN encoded by the coding sequence ATGCTTACACCCGATTTTTCTCGTATCATCCTGCATATCGACGCCAACAACTTCTACGCGTCCTGCGAATGCGCCCGCAACCCCGAACTCAGGGGACACCCCTTGGTGGTGTGCGGCAATCCGCAAAAACGCAAAGGTATCGTGTTGGCCAAGTCCTACGAAGCCAAACGCTACGGCATTCAAACGGGGGATACGGTGTTTACCGCCCAAAAGAAGTGCCCTAACGTTATTTTGATTCAACCGGACTTTTCTATTTATTCCTATTACAGCAAGCGGCTGTTTGCGCTCTACACGCAGTACACCGACCGCGTGGAAAGTTTCGGTATGGACGAGTGCTGGCTGGACGTCACGGGCTCCAAGCGCCTCTTCGGCGACGGCAAGCAAATCGCGGACGCCATACGCGAGAAGGTCAAGGAAGACCTACGACTCACCGTATCCGTCGGCGTGTCCTTTACCAAGGTCTTCGCCAAACTCGGCTCGGACTACAAGAAGCCCGACGCTACCACGGTCATCGACCGCGACAACTACCGCACCCTCGCCTGGGGCCTGCCCGTCGGCGATATGATCATGGTCGGGCACCAGACCGAGAAAGCCTTGCGCAACATCGGCATACTCACCATAGGTGAGTTGGCCAACGCGCCCGAGAATATCCTGCGGGACAAGTTCGGCGTCAACGGCGTCAAACTAATGCACGCGGCGCAGGGTATCGAGGACGGCGAAGTGATGCACTACTACGACCACGTGATACCCGAAAGCATTTCCAACGGCACCACCACCTCGGTGGATATCGAACGCGTCGAAGAAGCGCTCGCTCTCGTTACCACATTATCCGATATGGTGACCACGCGCCTGAGGGGGTACGGCCTACGCGCCATGGGTTGCTTCATCTACTGCAAATCGCACGATTTCGCGGGATTCGGCGGCACCATGCGGCTGGACTACCCCATCGGCTCGGCGAGCGAACTCATTGACAACTGTATGGAGATGCTGCGCTCTTTGTGGAGCGAACGCTCGTTCGTACCCTTGCGCTCCATCACCTTGGGCGTGTCGCGCCTCATCGGCGGCGACGTCTATTGGCAGACCTCTATATTTGACACGGTGGACCACCAACGCAACACGCAGGCCGACCAAGCCGTGGACGGCATACGCGCCAAGTTCGGCAAAGGCGTCATTTCCAGAGCCGCCACCCTCACCTACACCTATACGACGGACGAAATACTCGACGACAGCACCTACAAACCCTTCAAAAAGAACTGA
- a CDS encoding NTP transferase domain-containing protein, with translation MIKKAIIPVAGRGTRMQPITNIIAKEMLPIGVKPTLQYIVEEAVASGVTEILFVINHEKGMVAKYFAGTEDPRTFDKGGTYEYNCLGKMVSVAFNYQGNLYGSGAAVLRGMEFADGQTVAVLFGDDIIVGDPAATKQLIDVSTTHDYCSVIGVQAQKEEIIRTCALVEGKAETDRNGRVSRIVEKPQGELSGNLTSLGRFVLDKKGFEILRNTDVRAGELWLTDALNIEAGKAHVQYCKFSGERYDVGNKFGYIHAFNHLAVDEGNKDAFRKYVEGLE, from the coding sequence ATGATCAAAAAAGCCATTATCCCCGTAGCAGGTCGCGGTACACGGATGCAACCCATCACCAACATCATCGCCAAGGAGATGCTGCCCATCGGCGTCAAACCCACGTTGCAATACATCGTGGAAGAGGCCGTGGCGAGCGGCGTCACCGAGATTTTGTTCGTCATCAATCACGAAAAAGGGATGGTTGCCAAATATTTCGCGGGCACCGAGGATCCGCGCACCTTCGACAAAGGCGGCACCTACGAATACAACTGTTTGGGCAAGATGGTCAGCGTAGCCTTCAACTATCAAGGCAATCTGTACGGCTCGGGCGCCGCCGTTCTTCGCGGCATGGAATTCGCCGACGGACAGACGGTAGCCGTCTTGTTCGGCGACGATATCATCGTGGGCGATCCCGCCGCCACCAAGCAACTCATCGACGTATCTACCACGCACGACTATTGCTCGGTCATCGGCGTACAGGCGCAAAAAGAGGAGATCATCCGCACCTGTGCCCTCGTAGAGGGCAAGGCCGAGACCGACCGCAACGGCAGAGTCAGCCGCATCGTAGAGAAGCCGCAGGGCGAACTGTCGGGCAATTTGACCAGCCTCGGGCGCTTCGTATTGGACAAAAAGGGATTTGAAATACTGCGCAACACGGACGTCCGTGCGGGCGAATTGTGGCTCACGGACGCTCTCAATATCGAGGCCGGAAAAGCACACGTGCAATACTGCAAGTTCTCGGGCGAGCGCTACGACGTGGGCAATAAATTCGGCTACATACACGCCTTCAACCACCTCGCGGTGGACGAGGGCAACAAAGACGCCTTCCGCAAGTACGTGGAGGGTTTGGAATAA